The Monomorium pharaonis isolate MP-MQ-018 chromosome 5, ASM1337386v2, whole genome shotgun sequence genome includes a window with the following:
- the LOC105840955 gene encoding tubulin alpha-1 chain has translation MGNACWELYCLEHGIQPDGMLSPQTCNTSDEGFQTFFSETGGGKYVPRAVFIDLEPTVIDEVRTGTYNQLFHPEQLISGKEDAANNYARGHYTLGKEIIALVLDRIRKIADMCGGLQGFLIFHAFGGGTGSGFTSLLMDWLSIDYGKKAKLEFAIYPSPQISTAVVEPYNAILMTHTTLENSDCAFLVDNEAIYDICRRNLDIERPTYTNLNRLIGQIVSSITASLRFDGALNIDLTEFQTNLVPYPRIHFPLVTYAPIVSIEKAYHEQLTVMELTSACFEPAMQMVKCDPRKGKYMACCLLYRGDVVPKDVNASIATIKNKRTIQFVDWCPTGFKVGINYQPPTVVPGGDLAKVQRAMAMLANTTAIAEAWTRLNRKFDLMFSKRAFVHWYVGENMDEIEFNEAREDMAALEKDYNEVGTDSPDIGDDEEV, from the exons ATGGGCAACGCCTGCTGGGAGCTTTATTGTCTGGAACATGGCATACAACCCGACGGAATGTTGTCACCGCAGACCTGTAATACAAGCGACGAGGGCTTCCAAACTTTCTTTAGCGAGACAGGCGGTGGGAAATACGTACCTAGGGCTGTTTTTATCGACCTCGAACCGACGGTGATAG ATGAAGTACGCACGGGAACGTATAATCAGCTATTTCACCCTGAACAATTAATCTCTGGCAAAGAAGACGCCGCAAACAATTACGCACGTGGCCACTATACTCTGGGCAAGGAGATCATCGCTCTTGTATTGGACAGAATCCGTAAGATAGCCGACATGTGTGGCGGTCTTCAGGGTTTCCTCATCTTTCATGCGTTTGGTGGCGGTACCGGATCCGGTTTCACTAGTCTGCTGATGGATTGGCTGTCCATAGACTACGGCAAGAAAGCGAAGCTGGAGTTCGCCATATATCCATCACCGCAGATCTCAACAGCGGTTGTTGAACCCTACAACGCAATCCTGATGACCCATACAACGCTGGAAAACTCCGACTGCGCGTTCCTCGTAGACAACGAGGCTATCTACGATATTTGCCGGCGCAATCTGGACATCGAGCGGCCAACATACACAAATCTGAATCGGCTGATAGGCCAGATTGTATCCTCAATCACGGCCTCTCTGAGGTTCGATGGCGCCCTCAATATCGATCTCACCGAGTTCCAAACGAATCTCGTGCCCTATCCCAGAATACACTTCCCTCTAGTGACTTATGCACCCATCGTATCCATCGAAAAGGCCTACCACGAGCAGCTCACCGTGATGGAGCTCACTTCGGCCTGCTTCGAGCCGGCCATGCAAATGGTCAAATGCGACCCGCGAAAAGGCAAATATATGGCCTGCTGCTTGCTCTATAGAGGCGACGTGGTGCCGAAGGATGTCAACGCTTCCATCGCGACCATCAAGAACAAGAGGACGATACAGTTCGTTGATTGGTGTCCGACGGGTTTCAAG GTAGGAATCAACTACCAACCGCCAACCGTGGTGCCAGGTGGTGATCTGGCAAAGGTGCAAAGAGCCATGGCCATGTTGGCGAATACTACGGCAATCGCGGAGGCGTGGACCCGACTGAATCGAAAATTCGACCTTATGTTCAGCAAGCGAGCTTTCGTTCATTG GTACGTCGGCGAAAACATGGACGAAATCGAATTTAACGAAGCCAGGGAAGATATGGCTGCGTTAGAGAAGGATTATAATGAAGTCGGCACGGATTCTCCGGATATCGGCGATGACGAGGAAGTTTAG